In the genome of Pichia kudriavzevii chromosome 4, complete sequence, one region contains:
- a CDS encoding uncharacterized protein (PKUD0D02700; similar to Saccharomyces cerevisiae YNR039C (ZRG17); ancestral locus Anc_6.357) has translation MSRTPVTPSIPSFSPSSYKRRSLQSPFLTESADTDSDGQLSENNKKSNNNNNNGDTYEDNLEGELRNDVDSNFKMPLGPSLHVNKRQHKRNTSTASMNYTPQVIDKPPTPGNGPFNFSPMMLNNNSNEALSVPTDRKTSYRRGHRYKHSSVSMNMFQDPQRIASMQKPHNLPKTYTVPAFQEVKGTITRQQKVKLVVCIFQSCVVMCAYIGGMQYGNGLDTLAHILFYDVISNFSEVAIKIMSNFEVWRVSSLRYPFGLARIEVLFDFALAVSLLFVGLDLFSHVVEEMLIDLVGTNGEAHPHSHGVTKENPHSHPEGMNGWLYVGILGLAIITTILTSYVVHGDTSTSKRPNDEVETEDNAVPAVKRISSITLKEPIRVSTFKRVTLYLKKHGYMLTGVHLKTTSILSLGYALLVIITSGISSTFVIIATAIVVTVVAWRQLSKKGKVLLLGGVDIAKVVDAIEGMECFKSGYRVSDVKIARVHGECDVCLLRVEMKGASSDDEAKLRFYAARTIKESMGDVEVTVDITRL, from the coding sequence TGATGGACAACTAAGTGAAAACAATAAGAagagcaacaacaataataacaacGGTGATACCTATGAGGATAACCTGGAAGGCGAGTTGAGGAACGATGTAGAttctaatttcaaaatgcCACTGGGGCCTTCCCTCCACGTTAATAAACGACAACACAAAAGAAACACTAGTACAGCAAGTATGAACTATACTCCACAGGTCATTGATAAGCCTCCCACTCCAGGGAATGGGcctttcaattttagtCCGATGATGCTAAACAACAATTCTAACGAAGCATTGAGTGTTCCTACAGATAGGAAGACTTCGTATCGTCGTGGTCATAGGTACAAGCATTCCTCCGTTTCTATGAACATGTTCCAGGATCCACAGAGGATAGCATCAATGCAGAAACCACATAATCTGCCCAAAACTTATACTGTCCCCGCATTCCAAGAAGTTAAGGGTACAATTACTAGACAACAGAAGGTAAAACTAGTTGTATGCATTTTCCAATCATGCGTAGTGATGTGTGCCTACATTGGGGGGATGCAATATGGTAATGGACTAGACACCCTAGCTCACATCCTCTTCTATGATGTCATAAGTAATTTTAGTGAAGTTGCCATTAAAATTATGTCCAACTTTGAAGTTTGGAGAGTATCTAGTCTGAGATATCCATTTGGATTGGCAAGAATTGAGGTGTTGTTTGATTTCGCATTGGCagtttctttgttgtttgtgGGTCTTGACTTATTTAGTCATGTCGTTGAGGAGATGTTGATTGATTTGGTCGGCACCAATGGTGAAGCACATCCACATTCACATGGAGTCACAAAGGAAAATCCACATAGTCATCCAGAAGGGATGAATGGATGGCTATACGTGGGGATTCTTGGTTTAGCtataataacaacaatttTGACGTCGTATGTTGTACATGGTGATACAAGCACATCAAAACGGccaaatgatgaagttgagaCTGAAGATAACGCAGTCCCAGCTGTGAAGAGAATCAGTTCTATCACTTTGAAAGAACCAATACGAGTTAGCACATTTAAAAGAGTCACATTGTATTTAAAAAAACACGGGTATATGCTTACAGGTGTCCACTTGAAAACCACTTCAATCCTATCTCTAGGTTATGCACTATTAGTGATAATAACTTCGGGTATAAGTTCAACGTTTGTTATCATAGCTACTGCGATTGTTGTTACTGTCGTTGCATGGAGACAACTAAGCAAGAAAGGAAAGGTATTGCTGCTTGGAGGGGTTGATATCGCAAAGGTGGTTGATGCTATTGAGGGTATGGAATGCTTCAAAAGCGGTTACAGAGTCAGCGATGTAAAAATAGCTAGGGTTCATGGAGAATGTGATGTTTGTTTACTACGAGTAGAAATGAAGGGAGCCAGCAGTGATGATGAAGCCAAATTGAGATTCTATGCTGCGAGAACAATCAAGGAATCTATGGGAGATGTGGAGGTTACGGTTGATATTACCAGGTTAtag
- a CDS encoding uncharacterized protein (PKUD0D02710; similar to Saccharomyces cerevisiae YDL087C (LUC7); ancestral locus Anc_2.370), translated as MTYLTPRQEQRKLLSNLLGSSMYHLPAGFDPNKPNVSLTREDIDVRILESPSVCKPFLLGVCPYEVFDGTKENVGRCRRSHNLQHRLIYERAVELGIPMPRSNYELDALKELERFVGDCDERVRIAEQRLDYSESDKLILNELARNVEISEMKLAILKEEILHVEDMKKKLELSILVRQSWNEWEAVNSQYNVTLEKLNSVGQQQMQVCSVCGAYMSKVDTDRRLVDHFTGKIHQSYVLLREKLKELREKHEED; from the coding sequence ATGACATACTTAACGCCACGTCAAGAACAGAGAAAATTACTGTCGAATTTGTTAGGCTCGTCAATGTACCATCTCCCTGCGGGGTTCGATCCCAATAAACCAAATGTTTCATTGACGAGAGAGGACATCGACGTAAGAATCCTGGAATCTCCAAGTGTATGTAAGCCTTTCCTTTTAGGGGTGTGTCCATATGAAGTATTTGACGGAACAAAGGAAAACGTTGGTCGATGTCGAAGAAGTCACAACCTTCAACACCGATTAATATATGAACGTGCAGTTGAATTAGGAATTCCAATGCCAAGAAGTAACTATGAACTTGATGCCCTGAAAGAACTGGAAAGATTTGTAGGAGATTGTGACGAACGAGTTCGGATAGCGGAGCAAAGATTGGACTACTCTGAAAGTGATAAGCTAATCTTGAATGAGCTAGCTAGAAATGTTGAGATTTCCGAAATGAAATTGGCGATACTGAAGGAGGAAATACTACATGTTGAAGAcatgaagaagaaattggaattgTCTATTTTGGTGAGACAGAGTTGGAATGAATGGGAAGCAGTCAATTCGCAATATAATGTTACCTTGGAGAAGTTAAATAGTGTTGGTCAGCAGCAAATGCAGGTATGTTCAGTATGTGGTGCATACATGTCGAAAGTTGACACCGATCGTCGTCTTGTGGATCATTTCACGGGGAAGATTCACCAAAGTTACGTTCTTCTTAGAGAGAAGCTAAAAGAACTGCGAGAGAAACATGAGGAGGATTAA